GCGACATGTTCGAGAAGGGTCGTCTGATCCTGCTGCGGGTCGACGACTACAACGCCTCCGGTCTCACCGGAGATGATTACGACGACGGAAAGTTCGCGGCTGTCGTCCGCCGCCAGCTGGAAAGCCTGAAATCGGGCTCCGGCGCCGGTGGCTCGTACGGTCTCGGCAAGGCCACCCTCTGGGCGACCAGTGCACTGGGTCTGGTGCTGATCAACTCCACTCTCTCCGTCCCGCACGAGGGACGTACCGAGCGCCGTGTCATCGGGCGGTTGGAACTGCCGTGGCGTTCCGTCGGCGGCACCGCCTACGCGGGCCCCGCCTGGCTCGGACGCCCCGACCCCGAGACGCCCAACGCCGAGGTCGTACGGTCCTGGTGGGCCGACGAGGAAACGGTCGAACGCCTTCACCTCACGCGTGACAGCGAAGAGCCCGGCACATCCTTCCTCATCGTCGGCGCCCACGACGTGGCGAGCCTCGACCAGGGCAGGGATCCGTCCACGGACGACGAGGACGAGGACGGGAGCGAGGAGGACGGCGCCCGTGACATCCGGACCATGCACAAACGTCTGGTCGAGGCATTGAGCCGGGACTTCTGGGCAGCCATGACCGGAGGAGGGCCCCGGCTTCCACTGTTGGAGACGTCGGTGCGCACCCTGCGCAACGACGAGGTGGTCGTCGAGGAAGAACAGGTCGACCCCCTGGTCGGCCAACCCTCCCGCACTCGGGCATTGCGCGCCTTCTACGAGGGGAAGACCGTCGACCGGCTCACCGAGTCCGGCCAGGTGGCGCTCCGCACGGTTCCGCTCAAGTTGCCCCTCTCCGGAGGCCGACGCGGCACACTCGGTACTCATCACGGGGTGCTCCTTGTCACGGAGGCCGAGGACAAGGACGGCAGCCCCAACCAGGTTCACTCCCTGCGCGGCAACCGGATGACCATCAGGAAATCCACCGTCGCCGGTCTGCCGTTGGGCGTCACCTCCTTTCAGGCGGTCCTGCTGGTGGGGCACGCGGCCGGCGATTCGGCCCCCTTCGCCGGGGAGGCCGAAGAGTTCCTACGAGCTGCCGAACCACCCGAACACGATCGATGGGGCCAGACCGAGGAGTTGACGCTCCGCTGGTCCCACAGCGCCCACTACCGGATCTCCCGGCTCACCACCGAGGTCAACGCGGCGGTGCGGGAGCTCGTCGTCCGCCCCAAGCGCCCCGGCTCGCACGAAAGCGCCAAGCTGCGCAAGAAGCTCACCGTCCCCCGGAAGGCCGCGGTGCCCAGACGTGCCGCCGGCTCGGGCCTGCCGGAACTCTCCGAGCTGGACGCCGTCATCGGGGAGAACCGTGAGTGGCGTATCACCGCCGAGGTGAAATTGCCGCGCGTCGACGAACTGCCCGCCATGACCCCGATGGTGCTCCTCGACGTCCGGTCGGGAGGCAGGCCACGGCTGGACTGGGCCGAACTGGTCGCGGTGGAGGGCTGCCGGGTTCAGGACGGTGTCCTGCACTTCACGCCCGGCGCACGCCGGGCGGTGTTCAACGGTGCCACCGATCCGACCAGCCATCCGGTCCGCACCGAACTCACGCGACTGGTACTCGAACTCCGTGCCGGTTCAGGGAGTGAGGCATGAAGTTCTATCCGTACAAGCGACTGAACCGTCCCGTCACGCTGCGGGTGACCTCGGTTTCTCTGAAACTGCCCGACGGCTCGCGTGATCATCTGGACACCTCGGCGTACTCGACCCCCAAGCGGACCGTTGCTTTGGGTGTGGCACAGCACGAGGACTGGGTTACGGCTCGGATCGGTCTGTCGGCGACTCTCCCACCCGGAGCCACGGACGCCGACGCCCCGTGGAGCGACCTCCGTGTCCTCGCGGTACTCACCGATGGAGATACCAACGTCCGCACCACAGTCGACCTCGACCAGGACGCTCCGGGCAGCAAGGAGTGGTCCGGCGCGATCGAGGTGCGTCGGGACGACCACGTGGACCGGGCCGACCTGGCCGTCCATGCCGTAGCCACGGTCGACGGTGTTCCGGGCCGAGGGATCACCGAGACCGACACGGACTGGACGGTCGACACGACGGCGGAGGAGCCGCTCGGTGGCTTGCGGCTCGACGTGAAGCAGGCGAGCTTCTCCAAGAGCTCACGCGAATGGCTACGCCCGTACGCCGACGCGCCCTGGGTCGTCGATGCCTCGGGCCGGCTCCCGCTGGTGATGGTGAATACCGATGTCGAGGGGTTCGCGGACCTTCTCGGAGGTGACACCGGAGGGATGGAGAACAAGGTCCACGAACTGCTGCTCTCTCAGATGGCCACAGATGTGTGGACCGCCGTCTTTCACAGTGCGATCGGTGATCTGGAGGTCGAGCCCGACGGTTCGCCCGTCTTCCCCACCGACTGGAGAGGGGAGGTGCTGCGGGACATGCTCCCCGACGTGGTGCCCAACCTCCGTGCAGAGGACGCGCTTCGTCAGGTCCAGCGCCGGCGGACCGGGGACGCGGGATGGGTGGAACTCCAGACCCGAGTCCATTACGCCGCCGTCCGTCGGGCGGGTGCACGCCAGTCGCTCGCCAACATCCTGCGCGCACTGCAGCAGAACAACCGAGAGGACAGGCCGTGATCGAGCAGCCGCACCATCTCCCGGACCGGCTGGGTCTGCTTTCCGCGACGGCCGCAGACCCCTTCCTCACCGATGACCTGCTGCGGGGGGTCCAGGGGCATGGGGGAGTGGACCTCGCGAAGGTCGTCGAGCCCCTGCCGGCGGAGGATCCCCGCTGGCGGGCGGAACCCCTGCGGGAGCTGGTCGAAGACGCGTTGCACAAGTTCAAGGAGAACAAGACGGACGCCGACGCCTGGTTGGCGCCCCGTCTGCACGCGGCTCTCCGCCTCACGCGGCGGGAGGCCGCCGACCGGCGGATCTGGAACCATCTTGCCCTCGGTGTGGCCCCTGACTACGTTGCCTGGCGGCACCTCGCCGCGCCCACGGCGAACACGCCCGAGCCCCGTATCGACGCAGCCCGCTTCAAGGGAGCTCCCGACCGTCAGTGCTTCTCGCGCCTGTGGTGGGCGGCCGAGGTGTTTCGCAACGGCTCGGACTACGCCCCGGTCGTGGCCGCCTGTGCCAACCAGGATCTGATCCACACAGTGATGCGGTCGGACCTGGTCGACCACCGCCCTACGGCTCAGGCGCTTGTGCGCGTTCTCCAGCGTGGTATCGCCACCACCGGTCGGGAGATCACCGGTCTGATGGCCGCGATCAACACGGCTGGTGCCACCCTCGTCTACGACGTGTTGGCCGCTGACGAGCCGAGGGACCCCGAAGACCTGCGCCAGTGGATTGCGGAGGCCGAGAACGCGCCACCGGTGCCTCGGCACGAGCTGCCGACCGGACCCGACGAGGAACCCGTGCCCGAGGAGTCGATCGAGAAGCTGACGGACTGCTTCGCGGAACTCTTCGAGACGGCCCCCGTCAGGGGCAAGACCTCCCAGGCATGATCCGAGGGGGCTCACCCGTCGGTGTGCGGGTGAGCCTCCAGATCCTTGCGCCGGCGGACCTTCACCGGTGCGGTCGGAGGACGCCAGTTCTCGAGCTTCGCAACGGCCTGCTCCAGCCTGGCATCGGCCTCCTTCTCGCTCAACTCCGGTTCGAGCACGTGCCGGAGTACGTGCAGGGCGAGCCGGGGCGGCACCGCGTTGCCGATCTGTTGGGGCCGGTCGCCGCCCCGCCAGGGGTACGCGACGGGAAACGTCTGGAGCACTCCGGCCTCGGCGAGTTCGAAACGGCTGAACTGGGGGAGATCCGTGTCCGTCCCCTTGTGTACGAGCCGGTTGCGGGAAACCTTCCCGGTGACCGTCGAGGACGGCGCATCGTGGTCACGGCGCCCGCGCGCACCCGGGTCGCCGCCGGTGCCGTAGTTCGAGACCACGGTGAAGGCGGGGCGGTCCGGCAGGTTCAGGTCCGGTGCGATGTCCCGAACCTTCTTCAGGGCTGCCTCCATGGACACCCAGGAGTCCTTCGGTTTTTCGTTGCTCCTGCTGACGGTCTTCTCGTCGATGTCCCAGAGCAGCCCGTCCGCGCGATCAGTGCCCCGGGAGGCAGCAAGAACGCCGCCAGGCCGGTAGCGCTCGTGGGTCTCCTCCAGCTCCGGGATGTCGATCTTTCCGAACCTGGCCATGAGCACGGCACGCCTGCGGGTCTGCGGCACACCGAAAGCCTCGGTGTGCATCATCTGTTTCCGAGTCCGATAACCGAGGGTGGCCAGCACCTTCTCGTACTCTTCCCACACCCGCATCACAGCGGGCACCTGCTCCAGCACCACGGCCTCGTAGGGCACCAGTCCCGGGCGGCGACTCCGTTCGATCACCCACCACAGCGGCTGGAGAACGAGCCCCGTCCGTTCGTCGCCCAGCTCCTCCAACCTCACTCGATGCGTGTCGAGGGACTTCTCCAGAGAGACGAGACCGTCGAGGAGGGTCTTGAGCTCGGCGTCCCGGCGGGCGAGGCCGAGCGGCGCCTCCAGCGTCTTCAAGGCGATCTTGATCTCCTCGGTCGAGCAGCCGTGCTCGGCGAGGTTCTTCCTGACTGCCTTGCGGGTGACCGAGCGGACTGCCTCGACCTCACGCTTCGCGGCCTTGACCGTCTCCGCCTCGGCGGCCTTGTGCCGCAGTTCCTCGGAGATCCTGCGCCAGGTGCGGAAGACCTCACGCCAAGGCGTCGACTCGGAGCGCACGGCATCGTGCAGCCGCGCGATGTACTCCAACACATCGTCCAAGGCCCTGCGGCCCGCGCCGTGGCCGGCGACGGTGAACGTCTGACAGGGCGGCCCACCGGTCAGCACCTGGGCGTGAGGGAAGTGGGCGGCGCGGAACTCCCTCACGTCGCCGGCGAAGGTGTCCATTCCCGCCGCCGCACGGGTGTCACAGGCGTCGTCGTCCCATTCGATGCCGGTGACCCGATGACCGAGGACTTCCGCCGCCACATCCAGACCTCCAGGCCCCGCGAAAAGGTCCACGATGTGGAAAACCGCAGGTGAGGAGGGTGTGTGCTTGGCGTGGCTCATGTGCGAGAAGTGTAGCCGGCTGTCGGCTGTGCCATCGCCCACCGGCTACTCCCGGCCTGAGGACCGCAGCGCGGTCGCTATCGCCTCGCCGAGTGCCCTGCCGACCGGCGGAGGGGTGGCATGACCGATCTGTCGGTATCGGGCGGTCTTCTGTCCCGTGATCTGCCACTCCGGGGGGAACGCCTGGACGACCGCGGCTTGGTCCACCGTGATTTTCGGCATATGTGCCACGTCGTCGGAGCGGGGCCACATGTAGTCCGGTCCCGGCACCTCGTCGGCGAACGCGTTCCCGTTGATCCCCATCCGCGCCCAGG
The window above is part of the Streptomyces sp. NBC_00425 genome. Proteins encoded here:
- a CDS encoding helix-turn-helix domain-containing protein, whose product is MEAGEEFGPWLARQLAISNMSQTELAKELKMTRAAVSAWVTRRSVPRPSVMAQIAEALGTDLGTVHTRTADTQAGLPVTWYHRPGYRDGGRDGGNAAAFAFDADVQVLARETCQNSLDERLVHNGRPVRVRYTIHELTGGKLEAFRAALLWDELQPHYSAVSQSSADQKVGRVVDAGVRDMFEKGRLILLRVDDYNASGLTGDDYDDGKFAAVVRRQLESLKSGSGAGGSYGLGKATLWATSALGLVLINSTLSVPHEGRTERRVIGRLELPWRSVGGTAYAGPAWLGRPDPETPNAEVVRSWWADEETVERLHLTRDSEEPGTSFLIVGAHDVASLDQGRDPSTDDEDEDGSEEDGARDIRTMHKRLVEALSRDFWAAMTGGGPRLPLLETSVRTLRNDEVVVEEEQVDPLVGQPSRTRALRAFYEGKTVDRLTESGQVALRTVPLKLPLSGGRRGTLGTHHGVLLVTEAEDKDGSPNQVHSLRGNRMTIRKSTVAGLPLGVTSFQAVLLVGHAAGDSAPFAGEAEEFLRAAEPPEHDRWGQTEELTLRWSHSAHYRISRLTTEVNAAVRELVVRPKRPGSHESAKLRKKLTVPRKAAVPRRAAGSGLPELSELDAVIGENREWRITAEVKLPRVDELPAMTPMVLLDVRSGGRPRLDWAELVAVEGCRVQDGVLHFTPGARRAVFNGATDPTSHPVRTELTRLVLELRAGSGSEA
- a CDS encoding DUF6339 family protein, with product MIEQPHHLPDRLGLLSATAADPFLTDDLLRGVQGHGGVDLAKVVEPLPAEDPRWRAEPLRELVEDALHKFKENKTDADAWLAPRLHAALRLTRREAADRRIWNHLALGVAPDYVAWRHLAAPTANTPEPRIDAARFKGAPDRQCFSRLWWAAEVFRNGSDYAPVVAACANQDLIHTVMRSDLVDHRPTAQALVRVLQRGIATTGREITGLMAAINTAGATLVYDVLAADEPRDPEDLRQWIAEAENAPPVPRHELPTGPDEEPVPEESIEKLTDCFAELFETAPVRGKTSQA
- a CDS encoding DNA cytosine methyltransferase, which encodes MSHAKHTPSSPAVFHIVDLFAGPGGLDVAAEVLGHRVTGIEWDDDACDTRAAAGMDTFAGDVREFRAAHFPHAQVLTGGPPCQTFTVAGHGAGRRALDDVLEYIARLHDAVRSESTPWREVFRTWRRISEELRHKAAEAETVKAAKREVEAVRSVTRKAVRKNLAEHGCSTEEIKIALKTLEAPLGLARRDAELKTLLDGLVSLEKSLDTHRVRLEELGDERTGLVLQPLWWVIERSRRPGLVPYEAVVLEQVPAVMRVWEEYEKVLATLGYRTRKQMMHTEAFGVPQTRRRAVLMARFGKIDIPELEETHERYRPGGVLAASRGTDRADGLLWDIDEKTVSRSNEKPKDSWVSMEAALKKVRDIAPDLNLPDRPAFTVVSNYGTGGDPGARGRRDHDAPSSTVTGKVSRNRLVHKGTDTDLPQFSRFELAEAGVLQTFPVAYPWRGGDRPQQIGNAVPPRLALHVLRHVLEPELSEKEADARLEQAVAKLENWRPPTAPVKVRRRKDLEAHPHTDG